The following proteins come from a genomic window of Megalops cyprinoides isolate fMegCyp1 chromosome 6, fMegCyp1.pri, whole genome shotgun sequence:
- the LOC118779438 gene encoding wiskott-Aldrich syndrome protein-like — MSRGSKSKTQENNPSSLLSCQENERVVDLLGRRCVSLATAVVQLYMALPHSPSVWSLQHTGVVCFVKDNPQRSYFIRLFDIKERKQIWEQELYNQLMYSSPTPYFHTFPADDCQAGLNFASEEEAEVFRNMVEEKITQRANRQEKRQLPPPPSNDREGLPPLPTPNGPAFLSGGPSTPSMTTVEIQNPDIQASRYRSMPAPPPARATSSKGKKEKKSKKKGSKLTKADIGAPSGFTHVTHVGWDPNNLDPDLKKLLSCAGISESMLTDTETSKLIYDVIEQSGGMEAVKEEMRRQGPAPPPQPPGRSGPLPPIPGSAAPAPPPPRSGPLPPIPGQSQRGPPSRSPAPPPGRGPLPPPPPAGRSQPTPPPPPSGSGGFPPPPPPSFSGGPPPPPPPAASCPPPPPSQHRSMGPPPPPAPAMAMGGGGGGGGGPPPPPPPPPPPPPPPPSLPPAPSGGGPPPPPSQSGPPSLSSGGGGRGALLDQIRMGKKLKNVTESADLPPPDPGQSSEGIVGALMMVMQKRSKVIHSSDEGEDDVADDDEDDEWDD; from the exons ATGAGTCGAGGATCGAAGTCCAAGACACAGGAGAACAACCCCAGCTCTCTCCTCAGCTGCCAGGAGAATGAACGTGTCGTTGACCTGCTGGGCCGGAGGTGTGTT AGTCTTGCCACCGCCGTGGTCCAGCTGTACATGGCCTTGCCCCACAGCCCCTCTGTCTGGAGCTTGCAGCACACCGGCGTTGTCTGCTTCGTCAAGGACAACCCTCAGCGCTCCTACTTCATCCGCCTCTTTGACATCAAG GAAAGGAAGCAGATATGGGAGCAGGAGCTGTACAACCAGCTGATGTATTCCTCCCCCACACCATACTTCCATACCTTTCCTGCGGAC GACTGCCAAGCAGGGCTGAACTTCGCTAGTGAGGAAGAGGCAGAAGTGTTCAGAAACATGGTGGAAGAGAAGATCACCCAAAGAGCTAATCGTCAAG AGAAAAGGCAActtcccccacctccctccaaTG ACAGAGAAGGGCTGCCACCTCTTCCTACACCAAACG GGCCAGCGTTCCTTTCTGGGGGCCCTTCCACGCCCTCGATGACAACAGTGGAAATCCAGAACCCCGACATCCAGGCGTCTCGCTATCGTTCGATGCCCGCCCCACCGCCCGCCCGCGCCACCAGCAGCAaaggaaagaaggagaagaagagcaAGAAGAAGGGGTCCAAACTGACCAAGGCTGACATAGGAGCCCCTAGTGGTTTCAC GCACGTGACTCATGTGGGATGGGATCCGAACAACCTGGACCCGGACCTGAAGAAGCTGCTCTCCTGCGCTGGGATCAGCGAGTCCATGCTCACGGACACGGAGACGTCCAAGCTCATCTACGACGTCATCGAGCAGTCCGGCGGAATGGAGGCCGTCAAAGAGGAGATGAGGAGACAGG GCCCAGCGCCGCCTCCCCAACCACCTGGTCGGTCTGgtcccctccctcccattcCTGGTAGTGCGGCCcctgcacctccacctccacgctcagggcccctcccccccatccctggACAGTCTCAGCGGGGACCACCCTCCCGGAGCCCCGCCCCACCACCAGGCCGAGgtcccctcccacccccgccccctgcgGGAAGAAGCCAGCCtacaccccctccacctccctctggTTCTGGGGGGTTCCCAccccctccgcctccctctttctcaggggggcctccaccaccccctcctcctgctgcctcctgccctcccccgccccccagccaGCACCGCTCCATGggcccgcctcctcctcctgccccagCTATGGCGatgggaggaggaggcggaggtgGCGGCGGCCCAccgcctccccctcctcctcctcctcctcctcctcctcctcctccatctcttccccctgccccctccgGTGGTggtcctcctccaccaccatccCAGTCTGGACCACCCTCACTATCTTCAGGCGGAGGGGGTAGAGGGGCCTTACTAGATCAGATCCGAATGGGGAAGAAGCtaaaaaat GTCACGGAGAGCGCTGACCTTCCCCCGCCTGACCCGGGCCAATCCAGCGAGGGCATCGTGGGAGCACTCATGATGGTCATGCAGAAGAGGAGTAAAGTCATCCACTCCTCTG aTGAGGGAGAAGATGATGTAGCggatgatgatgaagacgaTGAATGGGATGACTGA
- the LOC118779266 gene encoding sodium-coupled neutral amino acid transporter 3-like — MELQKLSNGNHCPDLELATEKIILEEGFDGVESVEAEREEFLPHKGDGKKQPQFTDFEGKTSFGMSVFNLSNAIMGSGILGLAYAMSNTGIILFLILLTFIAILSAYSIHLLLKSAGVVGIRAYEQLGNRAFGPPGKVLAAVIITIHNIGAMSSYLFIVKYELPLVIQAFLNRNSASGEWYLNGNYLIIIVSFTVILPLALMRQLGYLGYTSGFSLTCMMFFLISVIYKKFNIECPLPLNDHIDPPVISNATEDACKADLFTINQQTAYTIPILAFAFVCHPEVLPIYTELRNPSKKRMQNVANISILAMFVMYLLTAVFGYLTFYVNVEAELLHTYSKVDPLDTLILCVRLAVLVAVTLTVPVVLFPIRRALLQLLFPEKPFNWPRHIIIAICLLFVVNLLVIFVPNIRDIFGIIGATSAPSLIFILPGIFYIRIVPNDQEPLKSRPKIQAACFAGLGFIFMVMSISFIILDWVSGEGKSVGGH, encoded by the exons GTTTGATGGTGTTGAAAGTGTGGAGGCAGAACGCGAGGAGTTTCTACCTCACAAGGGTGATGGGAAGAAGCAGCCGCAGTTCACAGAT TTTGAAGGAAAGACTTCCTTTGGAATGTCTGTCTTCAACCTTAGCAACGCCATCATGGGGAGCGGAATTCTGGGACTGGCATATGCCATGTCAAATACTGGCATCATCCTCTTCCT AATCCTGTTGACGTTCATCGCCATCCTGTCAGCGTACTCCATTCACCTTCTCCTGAAGAGCGCAGGAGTTGTGG GGATCCGCGCGTACGAGCAGCTGGGAAACCGGGCTTTTGGtcccccagggaaagtgctggCAGCTGTAATCATCACCATACACAACATCGGAG CGATGTCCAGCTACCTCTTCATTGTGAAGTACGAGCTTCCCTTGGTGATCCAGGCCTTCCTGAACAGGAACTCGGCGTCCGG AGAGTGGTACTTGAACGGGAATTACCTGATCATCATCGTCAGCTTCACCGTCATCCTTCCCCTCGCGTTAATGCGGCAGCTCG GTTATCTTGGCTACACCAGTGGCTTCTCCCTCACATGCAtgatgtttttcctcatttcg GTGATCTACAAGAAGTTCAACATCGAATGTCCGTTGCCGCTCAATGACCACATTGACCCTCCTGTCATTAGTAACGCTACAGAGGATGCCTGCAAAGCTGACCTGTTCACCATTAACCAGCAG ACGGCGTACACCATTCCCATCTTGGCGTTTGCCTTCGTCTGTCACCCGGAGGTCCTGCCCATCTACACCGAGCTGCGCAA CCCCTCCAAGAAGCGCATGCAGAACGTGGCCAACATCTCCATATTAGCCATGTTTGTCATGTACCTCCTCACCGCTGTCTTCGGCTACCTCACCTTCTATG TGAATGTGGAGGCGGAGCTGCTCCACACGTACAGTAAAGTGGACCCTCTTGACACCCTGATCCTGTGCGTGCGTCTGGCTGTACTGGTGGCCGTCACCCTAACCGTCCCTGTTGTCCTCTTCCCG aTCCGCCgagccctgctgcagctgctcttcCCCGAGAAGCCCTTCAACTGGCCGCGCCACATCATCATTGCCATCTGCCTGCTCTTCGTCGTCAACCTGCTCGTCATCTTCGTGCCCAACATCCGGGACATCTTTGGCATCATCG gTGCCACCTCGGCACCCAGCCTCATCTTTATCCTCCCGGGAATATTCTACATCCGCATTGTCCCCAACGATCAGGAGCCACTGAAGTCCAGACCAAAGATCCAG GCTGCGTGTTTCGCAGGACTCGGCTTCATCTTCATGGTGATGAGCATTTCCTTCATCATCCTGGACTGGGTGTCCGGAGAGGGCAAGAGTGTAGGCGGGCACTAA